The DNA segment GGTCGATAAGACGAGAAATGTCTTGCAGCGGCTGAATATTCCAATCTATGAGGAAAAAAGCAATCTGGGGATCGTGCGCACGATCGTTGTACGCTGGGGCTTCCAATCCGGGCAGCTGCAAGTGACGCTTGTTGCCGCGAACGACCGCATTCCGAGGCTGGATCAGCTTATTAAGGAGCTAAGGCGGGCCATGCCGGAGCTGACCAGCATCGCGCTGAACGTCAATCCGAAGAACACCTCGCTCGTGTTCGGTAACAAGACGACAATTCTCTGGGGCGCGGACGGCATTGAGGAGGCGCTTGGGGATCTGGAGTTCACCCTGTCTCCTCGCGCTTTCTTCCAGCTCAACCCGGTGCAGACAGTCAAGCTGTATGAATCGGTGCGCACGGCAGCAGCTCTCACAGGCAAGGAAGTCGTCGTCGACGCTTACTGCGGCACAGGCACGATCGGGCTGTGGCTTGCCCCTTACGCCAGCGAGGTGCGCGGCATCGAGTCAATCCCCGAAGCGGTGGAGGACGCCAAAGCGAACGCAGCCCGCAACGGACGCGATAATGCCTCCTTCTACGAGGGCAATGCCGAAGAGCTGCTTCCTCGCTGGGTGAAGTCCGGCTTCAAGCCCGACATCATCATCGCCGACCCGCCACGTACCGGGTTAGACCCGCGCTTCATCAGCGCGGTTCTGCGCACGAAGCCGAAGCGCTTCGTGTACGTATCCTGCAATCCTTCGACCTTGGCGAAGGACTGCAAGGAGCTGCTGGACGGCGGCTACTCGCTGGAGTGGATGCAGCCGGTGGATATGTTCCCGCAGACGAGTCATGTGGAGTGCGTAATATTGATGGTACGAAATGAGATGTGACAGCACTGCTCAAGCTCAAAATAGTGTCCGTATTGCAATCAGGTAACGCGAGCCCTATTTTATATCCACAAATTCATTGTTGACACCTAGTTGTCAACAATGGGGGAGTACAATATCCGTATAGAACCTACTGAAAGGATGTTCGATATGGATATGAATGATGGATCAATTGCCGGGAGCGCCTATGCGCAGGAGGCGGCCTGCGATGGTAGGAGGCAGAGCCCATGGCTAAGATAACGCGATTG comes from the Paenibacillus lentus genome and includes:
- the rlmD gene encoding 23S rRNA (uracil(1939)-C(5))-methyltransferase RlmD; the protein is MKESSRSHSQHKNKNNPANNKQKSLHEGQQSSRKGQKASYGKQQDSHNARLHKSHQSKPNAFSAKPHASHGSRTHAARDVKQQSPRISGREHAEELRIGDQIVVTIKRLGINGEGVGYYRRKAVFITGGLPDEVIQAKVTRIENKFIGAELVKIEKRSPQRVDAPCSVFGICGGCQIQHISYPGQLTGKEEIVREAFSRYAGLQEVRMKPILGMEHPWGYRNKAQLQLGLQEEGVIAGLYAANSHKLIDITGCPIQHPKVNEAVDKTRNVLQRLNIPIYEEKSNLGIVRTIVVRWGFQSGQLQVTLVAANDRIPRLDQLIKELRRAMPELTSIALNVNPKNTSLVFGNKTTILWGADGIEEALGDLEFTLSPRAFFQLNPVQTVKLYESVRTAAALTGKEVVVDAYCGTGTIGLWLAPYASEVRGIESIPEAVEDAKANAARNGRDNASFYEGNAEELLPRWVKSGFKPDIIIADPPRTGLDPRFISAVLRTKPKRFVYVSCNPSTLAKDCKELLDGGYSLEWMQPVDMFPQTSHVECVILMVRNEM